Proteins encoded by one window of Deinococcus radiodurans R1 = ATCC 13939 = DSM 20539:
- a CDS encoding Bax inhibitor-1/YccA family protein, with the protein MQQIAMTQQKTLDQVRTFMARTYSWMAAGLALTAGVAYLTAQNEGLAMQVASLRLPLMLAQLALVFVLSMFAQRLSAAVAGALFVGYAALTGLTFSALLFAYSPAAVITAFAVSAGTFGLMSVAGFVIKKDLSAMGRFFLFAVLGLVVAMLVNLFVGSSALSLGISMIGVFLFAGLTAYDTQMLRNLALSGISGEQAERASINGALALYLDFINIFLFLLNIGNSRD; encoded by the coding sequence ATGCAGCAGATAGCCATGACCCAACAAAAGACGCTGGATCAGGTCAGGACCTTTATGGCCCGCACCTACTCCTGGATGGCGGCGGGCCTCGCGCTCACGGCCGGCGTCGCTTACCTGACCGCCCAGAACGAAGGGCTCGCGATGCAAGTCGCCAGCCTGCGCCTGCCGCTGATGCTCGCGCAACTCGCGCTGGTGTTCGTGCTGAGCATGTTCGCCCAGCGCCTCAGCGCGGCGGTGGCCGGCGCCCTGTTCGTCGGGTACGCGGCGCTCACCGGCCTGACCTTCAGCGCCCTGCTCTTCGCCTACTCGCCCGCCGCCGTCATTACGGCCTTTGCCGTGAGCGCCGGCACCTTCGGCCTCATGAGCGTGGCCGGTTTCGTCATCAAAAAGGACCTCAGCGCCATGGGCCGCTTCTTCCTGTTTGCGGTGCTTGGATTGGTCGTCGCCATGCTGGTCAACCTGTTCGTGGGCAGCAGCGCCCTGAGCCTCGGCATCAGCATGATCGGCGTGTTTCTGTTCGCCGGCCTGACTGCCTACGACACCCAGATGCTGCGGAACCTCGCCCTGAGCGGTATCAGCGGTGAGCAGGCCGAGCGCGCTTCCATCAACGGGGCGCTCGCGCTGTACCTCGACTTCATCAACATCTTCCTGTTCCTGCTGAATATCGGCAACTCGCGCGACTGA
- a CDS encoding PRC-barrel domain-containing protein yields MIKGKELLGRPVVAVSNGAQVDNVHDVVFDHQGNRVLALLVEEGGWLRAAKAVPFGRVQSIGEKAVMIATPEDVVNTGRDPVLKEALAGKTNLIGMTLLTTDGQTLGKITDVYFDERSGQVEGYEASGGLFADMTNGRTFIPAPQSIQIGKDSAIVPAGVAAAMREQAPGGIRGAFHTAGKSLGGAVQGAADSVRGAYEDTSRSVRENYEQVSANVAEAAREGQQQARAAASDLRSRVQGGAEDLREASAERQKDFVVGKVAGQDVRTDNGVLIVAKGTTIDEGQARFAEQNGALPALLAAAAGGSVREGVRDLLADPSSDAGDVVGRRVQEDVRSSVGSLIAVQGQIVTPEVAERARELGLEERLVAATQAPGLQTPPVPDRAELREQASDLRDNLADGLSNVSQNVSQGANELLGRAKSWLGERREDLEDSLDRQEQEAYQARIRDALGRPVTRAVLTRTDRVILQPGELVTHAALDEARAAGVLGLLLDSVDGGAPLS; encoded by the coding sequence ATGATCAAGGGCAAAGAACTGCTGGGGCGCCCCGTCGTCGCCGTGAGCAACGGGGCGCAGGTGGACAACGTGCACGACGTGGTGTTCGACCACCAGGGCAACCGGGTGCTGGCGCTGCTCGTCGAAGAGGGCGGCTGGCTCAGGGCTGCCAAGGCTGTGCCGTTCGGGCGCGTGCAGTCGATCGGGGAAAAGGCCGTGATGATTGCCACGCCCGAGGATGTGGTGAACACGGGGCGTGACCCAGTGCTGAAAGAGGCGCTCGCGGGCAAGACCAACCTGATCGGCATGACGCTGCTGACCACCGACGGTCAGACGCTCGGCAAGATCACCGACGTGTATTTCGACGAGCGCAGCGGGCAGGTGGAGGGCTACGAAGCGTCGGGCGGGCTGTTTGCCGACATGACCAACGGACGCACCTTTATTCCCGCGCCGCAAAGCATCCAAATCGGCAAGGACAGCGCCATCGTGCCCGCTGGCGTGGCCGCCGCCATGCGCGAGCAGGCGCCGGGGGGCATTCGCGGGGCGTTTCACACGGCAGGCAAGAGCCTGGGAGGCGCAGTGCAGGGTGCCGCCGACAGCGTGCGCGGCGCGTACGAAGACACCAGCCGCAGCGTGCGCGAAAACTATGAGCAGGTTTCGGCCAACGTCGCCGAAGCCGCCCGCGAGGGCCAGCAGCAGGCGCGGGCGGCGGCGAGCGACCTGCGCAGCCGCGTGCAGGGCGGGGCCGAGGACCTCCGCGAGGCGAGCGCCGAACGCCAGAAAGACTTCGTGGTGGGCAAGGTCGCCGGGCAGGACGTGCGCACCGACAACGGCGTGCTGATTGTGGCGAAGGGCACCACCATCGACGAGGGGCAGGCCCGCTTCGCCGAGCAGAATGGCGCCCTGCCCGCGCTGCTCGCCGCTGCCGCCGGGGGCAGTGTGCGTGAGGGCGTGCGCGACCTGCTCGCCGACCCCAGCAGCGACGCCGGTGACGTGGTGGGCCGCCGCGTGCAGGAAGACGTGCGCTCGTCGGTGGGCAGCCTGATCGCCGTGCAGGGCCAGATCGTGACCCCGGAAGTGGCCGAGCGCGCCCGCGAACTCGGTCTGGAGGAGCGGCTCGTCGCGGCGACCCAGGCCCCGGGCCTTCAGACGCCGCCGGTGCCCGACCGAGCAGAACTGCGCGAACAAGCCAGCGACCTGCGCGACAACCTCGCCGACGGGCTGAGCAATGTGTCGCAGAACGTATCGCAGGGGGCGAACGAACTGCTGGGCCGCGCCAAATCCTGGCTTGGCGAACGCCGCGAAGACCTGGAAGACTCGCTTGACCGCCAGGAACAGGAAGCGTACCAAGCCCGCATCCGTGACGCACTCGGACGCCCAGTGACCCGCGCCGTGCTGACGCGCACCGACCGGGTGATTTTGCAACCCGGCGAACTCGTCACCCACGCCGCGCTCGACGAGGCCCGCGCCGCCGGGGTGCTGGGGCTGCTGCTCGACAGCGTAGATGGCGGCGCCCCGCTGAGCTGA
- a CDS encoding pseudouridine synthase: MSAERLHKRLARAGIASRRAAEELIRAGRVTVNGQTAGLGQGVNDTDDVRVDGRLVELTRPETVTYALYKPVGFVTTAHDEYGRRNVLDAMPDVPGLHPVGRLDKDSEGLLLLTNDGDLTLTLTHPRYGHEKAYRAWTEGREPPTQAELDVLVRGIAMDDGPAQALSAAPAEDGAYVVLGEGRNRQVRRMLEALGHPVGRLVRYRVGGLWLGDLNPGEYRELGPRDLEQLLHPHKTPRAVWDGAWEQTQDRWGTQYG, translated from the coding sequence GTGTCCGCTGAGCGCTTGCACAAACGCCTTGCCCGCGCCGGAATCGCCTCGCGCCGCGCCGCCGAGGAGCTGATTCGCGCCGGACGGGTCACAGTGAATGGTCAAACGGCGGGCCTCGGCCAGGGCGTGAATGACACCGACGACGTGCGGGTGGACGGGCGGCTGGTCGAGCTCACGCGCCCCGAAACCGTCACCTACGCGCTCTACAAGCCGGTGGGTTTCGTCACCACCGCCCATGATGAATATGGCCGCCGCAACGTCCTCGACGCCATGCCCGACGTGCCGGGCCTGCATCCGGTGGGCCGGCTCGACAAGGACTCGGAGGGGCTGCTGCTGCTCACCAACGACGGCGACCTGACCCTCACCCTGACCCACCCCCGCTACGGCCACGAAAAGGCCTACCGCGCCTGGACCGAAGGCCGCGAGCCACCCACCCAGGCCGAACTGGACGTGCTGGTGCGCGGCATCGCCATGGACGACGGCCCCGCGCAGGCCCTGAGTGCCGCTCCCGCCGAGGACGGCGCCTACGTGGTGCTGGGCGAGGGCCGCAACCGTCAGGTGCGCCGCATGCTCGAAGCCCTGGGGCACCCGGTGGGCCGTCTGGTGCGCTACCGGGTGGGCGGGCTGTGGCTGGGCGACCTGAATCCCGGCGAATACCGCGAACTCGGCCCGCGTGACCTGGAGCAGCTCCTGCACCCGCACAAGACCCCCCGCGCCGTCTGGGACGGGGCCTGGGAACAAACCCAGGACCGCTGGGGCACGCAGTACGGCTAA
- a CDS encoding DUF2721 domain-containing protein, producing MPQPVTALLAAMITPAVLISGAGTLIMSTSTRVGRATDRVRGLTSRFKQLVSAEGQNEPLAREEKRLIIRQLPRLSRRTRFLMRALQAFYTSVALLVLTSILLGLDGLFDVNTGSLPLLVALGGSVSLAYGALLLSYEARYSAATTKEEMRFLEELGQHYAELYADELS from the coding sequence ATGCCTCAGCCGGTCACCGCCCTGCTCGCCGCCATGATTACCCCCGCCGTCCTGATCAGCGGCGCGGGCACCCTGATCATGAGCACCAGCACCCGCGTGGGCCGCGCCACCGACCGGGTGCGCGGGCTGACCTCGCGCTTCAAGCAGCTGGTGTCGGCAGAAGGGCAAAACGAACCGCTCGCCCGCGAGGAAAAGCGCCTGATCATTCGCCAGTTGCCCCGGCTCTCGCGCCGCACCCGCTTTCTGATGCGGGCACTTCAGGCCTTCTACACCTCGGTCGCGCTGCTGGTGCTGACGAGCATTTTGCTCGGTCTGGACGGACTGTTCGACGTGAACACCGGGAGCCTGCCGCTGCTGGTCGCGCTCGGCGGCAGTGTCTCGCTCGCTTACGGCGCCCTGCTGCTGAGCTACGAGGCCCGCTACAGCGCGGCGACCACCAAGGAAGAGATGCGTTTTCTGGAAGAACTCGGCCAGCACTACGCAGAGCTGTACGCCGACGAACTGAGCTAG
- a CDS encoding AI-2E family transporter, which yields MGNALRTVPQLLAFLWSRSYVRLIVYAIAALLLIGLARQAAGGLALIAIAYALSYTFNPLLLWLEKHRITRPFGVALTLIVVLGVIGVLFWSVASQVVSFLQGLPALLNSLPQLLEHLIGKGPGHNNAGISQTQAQLTQYVREQVDNLTRNFGPLLARVLSPDSALYGQVSGVMNWLGQAGLVLTLAVFFMLDHSKFGRTLLRVFPKEWQPRLLLLSEDVSKSFGNYIRAQLILLLVISGISGVGLLLLGVPNALALGLLTGLLNLVPLVGMVLAAIPALLQALPLGTTKVLIVAGLYFVLNQVAWNVIAPMVMGRTVNLSAASILIAILIGGGLAGLPGALLAIPTASLLVLWLRRYWFPSPAYQGDGELAVPMDPVRLPADVEPPQGKSQPE from the coding sequence ATGGGAAACGCCCTTCGCACCGTGCCGCAACTGCTCGCTTTCTTGTGGAGTCGGTCCTACGTGCGACTGATCGTGTACGCGATCGCTGCGCTGCTGCTCATCGGGCTGGCGCGGCAGGCAGCGGGAGGCCTCGCGCTGATCGCCATTGCCTACGCGCTGTCGTACACCTTCAACCCGCTGCTGCTCTGGCTGGAAAAACACCGCATCACGCGGCCTTTCGGGGTGGCGCTGACGCTGATCGTGGTCCTCGGCGTGATCGGCGTGCTGTTCTGGTCGGTGGCGTCGCAGGTCGTGAGCTTCCTTCAGGGTCTGCCGGCGCTGCTCAACAGCCTGCCGCAACTGCTCGAACACCTCATCGGCAAGGGACCGGGCCACAACAACGCCGGCATCTCGCAGACCCAGGCGCAGCTTACCCAGTACGTGCGCGAGCAGGTGGACAACCTCACCCGCAACTTCGGGCCGCTGCTCGCGCGGGTGCTCTCGCCCGATTCGGCGCTCTATGGGCAGGTCAGCGGCGTCATGAACTGGCTGGGGCAGGCGGGGCTGGTACTCACGCTCGCCGTCTTTTTCATGCTCGACCACAGCAAGTTTGGGCGCACGCTGCTGCGGGTCTTTCCCAAGGAGTGGCAGCCGCGCCTGCTGCTGCTCTCGGAAGACGTGAGCAAGTCGTTCGGGAACTACATCCGGGCGCAGCTCATCTTGCTGCTCGTCATCAGCGGCATTTCGGGGGTCGGCCTGTTGCTGCTCGGCGTGCCCAACGCGCTGGCGCTGGGGCTGCTGACCGGGCTGCTCAACCTCGTGCCGCTGGTGGGCATGGTGCTGGCGGCGATTCCGGCGCTGCTGCAAGCGCTGCCGCTGGGCACGACCAAAGTCCTGATCGTGGCGGGGCTGTATTTCGTTCTCAATCAGGTGGCCTGGAACGTCATCGCGCCGATGGTCATGGGCCGCACCGTCAACCTCAGCGCGGCGAGCATCCTGATCGCCATCCTGATCGGCGGGGGGCTGGCCGGTCTGCCGGGCGCCCTGCTCGCTATTCCCACCGCGTCCCTGCTCGTGCTGTGGCTGCGGCGCTACTGGTTCCCCAGCCCCGCCTACCAGGGCGACGGCGAACTGGCGGTCCCGATGGACCCGGTGCGCCTGCCCGCCGACGTGGAGCCGCCCCAGGGGAAGAGTCAGCCGGAGTGA
- the rnhA gene encoding ribonuclease HI → MTRPGRPSARKKPDTSRDLLPIRAGIQPEVPVGGQVVELYSDGACDTTKGHGGWATILRYGERELVLSGNEENTTNNRMELRGLLEGLRTLRRPCQVKVITDSQYLRKAFTDGWILNWQRNGWKTASKEPVKNQDLWEELIELAKVHALTFLWVKGHAGHGENERVDELAVLERKKLRK, encoded by the coding sequence ATGACTCGCCCAGGCCGCCCCTCTGCCCGCAAAAAGCCCGACACCTCGCGTGACCTGCTGCCGATTCGCGCCGGCATTCAGCCCGAGGTGCCGGTCGGCGGGCAGGTGGTCGAGCTCTACAGCGATGGTGCCTGCGACACCACCAAGGGGCACGGCGGCTGGGCCACCATCCTGCGCTACGGCGAGCGCGAACTGGTGCTCAGCGGCAACGAGGAAAACACCACCAACAACCGCATGGAGCTGCGCGGCCTGCTCGAAGGACTACGCACGCTGCGGCGCCCCTGTCAGGTCAAGGTGATTACCGACAGCCAGTACCTCCGCAAGGCCTTCACCGACGGCTGGATTCTTAACTGGCAGCGCAATGGCTGGAAAACGGCGAGCAAGGAGCCGGTCAAGAATCAGGACCTCTGGGAAGAACTCATCGAACTTGCCAAGGTCCATGCCTTGACCTTCCTGTGGGTCAAAGGCCACGCCGGGCACGGCGAAAACGAGCGGGTGGACGAACTCGCGGTGCTGGAGCGTAAGAAGTTACGGAAGTAA
- a CDS encoding DUF3197 domain-containing protein: MNIADPLGVPAAPLETWQAMQARLNDADLTGARLILITDRQGERPWAGYAALVTLGRGAAEEAILSAPAFGPRYGAAGAAALAELVRWADSAGIRPTETILGSGDFQRVLAEPDAGEVAALIAATNPADPAIYTTPQPATEPEWV; encoded by the coding sequence ATGAACATCGCTGATCCGCTGGGGGTGCCCGCCGCGCCGCTGGAAACCTGGCAGGCCATGCAGGCGCGGCTGAACGACGCCGACCTGACCGGCGCCCGCCTGATCCTGATCACCGACCGGCAGGGCGAGCGCCCCTGGGCGGGCTACGCCGCGCTGGTTACGCTGGGCCGGGGAGCTGCCGAGGAAGCCATTCTCTCGGCCCCGGCCTTTGGCCCCCGCTACGGCGCTGCCGGAGCCGCGGCCCTCGCCGAGCTGGTGCGCTGGGCAGACAGCGCCGGCATTCGCCCCACCGAGACGATTCTCGGCAGCGGCGACTTTCAGCGGGTGCTCGCTGAACCGGACGCGGGCGAAGTGGCGGCACTCATCGCGGCGACCAATCCGGCGGACCCGGCGATCTACACGACGCCTCAGCCGGCGACTGAACCGGAGTGGGTGTAG
- a CDS encoding ribosome-binding factor A, producing MKPEQVQAQMSRVLSSAIAELRDPRVPLIVTVERVHVTPDYGQARVYVSAIGADMPELLDALTHARGRLQRELSAHVRMRRTPTLEFHAADDQRFPAAPGSTW from the coding sequence ATGAAGCCCGAACAGGTGCAGGCGCAGATGTCCAGGGTGCTGAGCAGTGCCATCGCCGAGCTGCGCGACCCCCGGGTGCCCCTCATCGTGACCGTCGAGCGCGTGCACGTCACCCCCGACTATGGGCAGGCGCGGGTGTACGTGAGTGCCATCGGAGCCGACATGCCGGAGTTGCTCGACGCCCTGACCCACGCCCGGGGCCGCTTGCAGCGTGAACTGTCCGCGCACGTACGAATGCGCCGCACCCCCACCCTGGAATTTCATGCCGCCGACGACCAGCGCTTTCCCGCCGCGCCGGGGTCCACATGGTGA
- a CDS encoding acyl-CoA thioesterase codes for MVSGGGQEHHTELRVRYAETDAMAVAHHATYPVWFEVARTELMHALGLPYTEMETRGYYLMLSGLHVQYRRAARYDDRLDITTRITEIRSRTLKFAYEVHRIGADGTRELLATGETHHIATDHQYRPSRMPDDVLALLAGEG; via the coding sequence ATGGTGAGCGGCGGGGGACAGGAACACCACACCGAGCTGCGGGTCCGCTACGCCGAGACCGACGCGATGGCGGTGGCCCACCACGCGACCTACCCGGTGTGGTTCGAGGTGGCCCGCACCGAGCTGATGCACGCGCTCGGGCTGCCCTACACCGAGATGGAAACGCGCGGCTATTACCTGATGCTCAGCGGCCTGCACGTCCAGTACCGCCGCGCCGCCCGCTATGACGACCGCCTGGACATCACCACCCGCATCACCGAGATTCGCAGCCGCACCCTCAAGTTCGCTTACGAGGTGCACCGCATAGGCGCCGACGGCACCCGCGAACTGCTGGCAACGGGGGAGACCCACCATATCGCCACCGATCACCAGTACCGCCCTTCCCGGATGCCCGACGACGTGCTGGCGCTTCTTGCTGGGGAAGGCTGA
- a CDS encoding vWA domain-containing protein produces the protein MSLTGRLLLLGGLGLGGLGAAQTAPATSPPATTDSALSAPAENSQGNAGQLGTALPLPRPATAPATLLGGAGNTPARQGSLLGSSGAVSGCALPPGPLPSQTRAVFVLDTSGSMRGIGDGKADIFDRVKDSVEQYVDSVHPDQVKLITFDSGVRGERSYDLPAQATALRSDLDGLKANGNNTYLYRSMHAALSPLAASDRYVTSVFVMTDGIDNDPQPRYSAEGALSSFQARGTLDTLAYIALGSSIPDDAKNALAASDYASGMTLPPGEVPDLVALSGGVRLATVTDPQRVPAPFADGTPLSLAAQDSRVALARPDATAGSAALQVSKDVPAGSARCCALPRPPTPTWSARAPAACCSSCK, from the coding sequence ATGTCCCTGACGGGCCGCCTGCTCCTGCTGGGTGGCCTCGGCCTCGGCGGCCTGGGGGCCGCGCAGACTGCTCCGGCGACCTCCCCGCCCGCGACGACCGACTCGGCCTTGAGTGCCCCAGCAGAGAACAGCCAGGGGAATGCCGGCCAACTGGGGACAGCCTTGCCCCTGCCCAGGCCCGCGACAGCGCCTGCAACGCTGCTCGGCGGCGCAGGGAACACGCCCGCCCGTCAGGGGTCCCTCCTGGGGTCGAGCGGCGCGGTGTCCGGCTGCGCCCTGCCTCCCGGCCCGCTGCCCAGCCAGACGCGGGCGGTGTTTGTCCTCGACACCAGCGGCAGCATGCGCGGCATCGGGGACGGCAAAGCCGACATCTTCGACCGGGTCAAGGACAGCGTGGAGCAGTATGTGGACAGCGTTCATCCCGATCAGGTCAAGCTGATTACCTTCGACAGCGGCGTGCGCGGCGAGCGCAGTTATGACCTGCCCGCGCAGGCCACCGCGCTGCGCAGCGATCTGGACGGCCTGAAAGCCAACGGCAACAACACCTACCTCTACCGCTCCATGCACGCCGCGCTCAGCCCGCTGGCAGCGAGCGACCGCTACGTGACCAGCGTGTTTGTGATGACCGACGGCATCGACAACGACCCGCAGCCGCGCTACTCGGCGGAAGGGGCACTGTCGTCCTTTCAAGCGCGCGGCACGCTCGACACGCTGGCGTATATCGCGCTGGGCAGCTCGATTCCCGACGACGCCAAAAATGCCCTCGCCGCCAGCGACTACGCCTCGGGCATGACGCTGCCCCCCGGTGAGGTGCCTGATCTGGTGGCCCTGAGCGGCGGGGTGCGGCTGGCAACCGTAACCGACCCGCAGCGGGTGCCCGCGCCCTTTGCCGACGGCACGCCGCTCTCGCTGGCCGCGCAAGACAGCCGGGTGGCCCTGGCCCGGCCCGACGCCACCGCCGGCAGCGCCGCATTGCAGGTGAGCAAAGACGTTCCCGCCGGCAGCGCGCGCTGCTGTGCGCTCCCCCGGCCCCCGACCCCAACGTGGTCGGCCCGCGCACCCGCCGCGTGCTGCTCAAGTTGCAAATGA
- a CDS encoding DNA topoisomerase subunit B produces MSFSHAAGTADDYNADQISVLEGMDAVRKRPGMYVQGGTGIDGYHQLLTEIIDNGIDEGLAGFAGEIQIVLHADGSATVTDDGRGIPVDIMKSKGRPAIEVIFSELHAGGKFGQGAYKVSGGLHGVGSTVVNALSTYLDVTVNKHKQLHHIRFERGVLVQPLEVLGATPKDVKWSTKVSFHPDPTIFKEFDNQFDYLRIRNRLRELAYLTGLKIVIRDERTELHGGEIKEEVFHEKGGIANFARALVTDDTKLLYDQPVVMRGTHAEVEVEVAFIHANTYASDNILTYANMIRTRDGGTPLTGFKTAYTRVLNKYAKDKNLIKAGNPVPSGDDLLEGIYCVVSVKVGDPQFESQAKVKLLNSEAQTAVNAIVGEKFAQFLEENPKIGKTIVEKAAEAARARDAARKARDIVRRSNPLENDDLPGKLADCSSQDPAESELFIVEGNSAGGSAKGGRERRFQAILPLRGKILNVEKAELNKILKNAEIRSLIGAIGAGFDGKGEEMRFDLENLRYHKIVIMTDADMDGGHITTLLLTFFFRFMRPIVEQGHLYIAQPPLYKITVGAQTKNNKGVYLFTNEELKEHVADAVKAGKKYEIQRFKGLGEMNAEQLWETTMNPETRVLKRVSIDDLIIANEIFDALMGSEVAPRKDFIRENARFAEISV; encoded by the coding sequence ATGAGCTTTTCCCATGCGGCGGGCACCGCCGACGACTACAACGCCGACCAGATCAGTGTCCTCGAAGGCATGGACGCCGTGCGCAAACGCCCCGGCATGTACGTGCAGGGCGGCACCGGCATCGACGGCTATCACCAACTGCTGACCGAAATCATCGACAACGGCATCGACGAGGGGCTCGCGGGCTTCGCCGGCGAAATCCAGATTGTGCTGCACGCTGACGGCTCCGCCACTGTCACCGACGACGGACGCGGCATTCCCGTGGACATCATGAAGTCCAAGGGCCGCCCCGCCATCGAAGTGATTTTCTCCGAGCTGCACGCGGGCGGCAAGTTCGGTCAGGGCGCCTACAAGGTGTCGGGCGGGTTGCACGGCGTGGGCTCCACGGTGGTCAACGCACTCTCGACCTACCTCGACGTGACCGTGAACAAGCACAAGCAGTTGCACCACATCCGCTTTGAGCGGGGCGTGCTCGTGCAGCCGCTCGAAGTGCTCGGCGCCACCCCGAAAGACGTGAAGTGGTCCACCAAGGTCAGCTTTCACCCCGACCCCACCATCTTCAAGGAGTTCGACAACCAGTTCGACTACCTGCGTATCCGCAACCGTCTGCGCGAACTCGCCTACCTGACGGGCCTGAAAATCGTCATCCGTGACGAGCGCACCGAACTGCACGGCGGCGAAATCAAGGAAGAGGTCTTCCACGAGAAGGGCGGCATCGCCAACTTCGCCCGCGCCCTGGTCACCGACGACACCAAGCTGCTCTACGACCAGCCGGTGGTCATGCGCGGCACCCACGCCGAGGTCGAAGTCGAGGTGGCGTTTATCCACGCCAACACCTACGCCAGCGACAACATCCTGACCTACGCCAACATGATCCGCACCCGCGACGGCGGCACCCCGCTGACCGGCTTCAAGACGGCGTACACCCGCGTGCTCAACAAGTACGCCAAGGACAAGAACCTCATCAAGGCCGGCAATCCGGTGCCGAGCGGCGACGACCTGCTCGAAGGCATCTACTGCGTGGTGAGCGTCAAGGTGGGCGACCCGCAGTTCGAGTCGCAGGCCAAGGTCAAGCTGCTCAACAGTGAGGCGCAGACGGCCGTCAACGCCATCGTGGGCGAGAAGTTCGCGCAGTTCCTCGAGGAAAATCCCAAGATCGGCAAGACCATCGTGGAAAAAGCCGCCGAGGCTGCCCGCGCCCGCGACGCCGCCCGCAAGGCCCGCGACATCGTGCGGCGCTCCAACCCGCTCGAAAACGATGACCTGCCCGGTAAGCTCGCCGACTGCTCCTCGCAAGACCCCGCCGAGTCCGAACTGTTCATCGTGGAAGGCAACTCGGCAGGCGGCTCGGCCAAGGGCGGACGCGAACGGCGCTTCCAGGCGATTTTGCCCCTGCGCGGCAAGATCCTGAACGTGGAAAAGGCCGAGCTGAACAAGATTCTCAAGAACGCCGAAATCCGCTCGCTGATCGGGGCCATCGGCGCGGGCTTCGACGGCAAGGGCGAGGAAATGCGCTTCGACCTCGAGAACCTGCGCTACCACAAGATCGTGATCATGACCGACGCCGACATGGACGGCGGGCACATCACCACGCTGCTGCTCACCTTTTTCTTCCGCTTCATGCGCCCCATCGTCGAGCAGGGGCACCTCTACATCGCGCAGCCGCCGCTCTACAAGATCACGGTGGGCGCCCAGACCAAGAACAACAAGGGCGTGTACCTGTTCACCAATGAAGAGCTCAAGGAGCACGTCGCTGACGCCGTCAAGGCCGGCAAGAAGTACGAGATTCAGCGCTTCAAGGGCCTCGGCGAAATGAACGCCGAGCAGCTGTGGGAAACCACCATGAACCCCGAAACGCGCGTGCTCAAGCGTGTGAGCATCGACGACCTCATCATCGCCAACGAGATTTTCGACGCGCTGATGGGTTCGGAAGTCGCGCCGCGCAAGGACTTTATCCGCGAGAACGCCCGCTTCGCTGAAATCAGCGTCTGA
- the pprM gene encoding DNA damage response modulator PprM, with protein sequence MATGRVKWFNAEKGFGFIETEGSADVFAHYSAINSSGFRKLNEGDEVEFEIEPGQNGKGPQAKNIVVTKAAPAPAYGDRPRRDDRW encoded by the coding sequence ATGGCAACTGGAAGAGTGAAGTGGTTCAACGCGGAAAAAGGCTTCGGCTTTATCGAGACGGAAGGCAGCGCCGATGTATTCGCGCACTACAGCGCGATCAACTCCTCGGGCTTCCGCAAGCTCAACGAAGGTGACGAAGTCGAGTTCGAAATTGAACCCGGTCAGAACGGCAAAGGCCCCCAGGCCAAGAACATCGTGGTGACCAAGGCAGCCCCCGCGCCCGCCTATGGTGACCGCCCCCGCCGCGACGACCGCTGGTAA